A genomic window from Prochlorococcus sp. RS04 includes:
- the trpD gene encoding anthranilate phosphoribosyltransferase, translated as MSSNLSNSEILNNLLEGVDLDQSTSRSLMQRWLNDEISDVETGAFLSALRAKSSTGVELSSMAEELLNVCELPLARPKLHLVDTCGTGGDGANTFNISTAVAFVAASCGVKVAKHGNKSASGKVGSADVLLNLGLNLNCSLEKVIKAVSEIGITFLFAPVWHKSLIKLAPLRKTLGIRTVFNQLGPLVNPLRPNAQVLGVASEDLLKPMGSALLKMGMNRAIVVHGSGGLDEASLQGDNKLVFVDNGELRFSKINILDFNHENIPNEKLVVSDAESNEEILKSVLNGSGQKSHIEVVALNSALVLWAAGIEDDLNEGFNKALSSIYQADPWKKFLLLKNYLSAN; from the coding sequence ATGTCTTCTAATCTATCAAACTCTGAAATCCTAAATAATTTGTTGGAGGGAGTGGACCTTGATCAATCAACTTCTAGATCTTTAATGCAAAGATGGCTTAATGATGAAATTTCAGATGTTGAAACAGGAGCTTTTTTGAGTGCTTTAAGAGCAAAGAGTTCTACAGGTGTCGAACTAAGTTCTATGGCTGAGGAACTCTTAAATGTTTGCGAATTGCCATTAGCAAGACCAAAGTTACATTTGGTAGATACTTGTGGAACGGGGGGTGATGGAGCTAATACATTCAATATTTCGACTGCAGTTGCATTTGTAGCTGCATCTTGTGGAGTAAAAGTTGCAAAACACGGAAATAAGAGTGCTAGTGGAAAAGTTGGCTCTGCTGATGTTTTGTTGAATCTTGGTTTGAATTTAAATTGTTCATTAGAAAAAGTAATCAAAGCCGTAAGTGAAATTGGAATAACTTTTTTGTTCGCACCTGTTTGGCATAAATCCTTAATAAAACTTGCTCCATTAAGAAAGACCCTTGGAATAAGGACAGTATTTAATCAACTTGGACCATTGGTAAATCCTTTAAGACCCAATGCTCAAGTTTTGGGTGTTGCTTCTGAGGATCTTTTAAAACCTATGGGAAGTGCACTTTTAAAAATGGGTATGAATAGAGCAATAGTCGTTCATGGGTCTGGTGGTCTTGATGAAGCTTCGCTTCAAGGAGATAATAAGTTAGTATTTGTTGATAATGGTGAATTACGGTTTTCAAAAATAAATATTTTAGATTTTAATCATGAAAATATACCTAACGAAAAGCTTGTAGTTTCAGATGCTGAGTCTAATGAGGAAATATTAAAGTCTGTTTTAAATGGTTCCGGACAAAAATCTCATATCGAGGTAGTTGCCTTGAACTCTGCGCTAGTGCTTTGGGCAGCAGGCATTGAGGATGATTTAAATGAAGGATTTAACAAAGCTTTATCTTCTATTTATCAAGCAGATCCTTGGAAAAAGTTTTTACTTTTAAAAAATTATTTATCTGCAAATTAA
- a CDS encoding STAS domain-containing protein yields MVFTFKGQLDAFSEKQFKTFVTNNLNNDLPFVIDLTKIDFVDSSGLGALVQTSKECKKSKLGFSVVGNSRVAQTIKLVRLGDFLNLKSSLEDALNYLKN; encoded by the coding sequence ATGGTTTTTACTTTTAAAGGCCAACTTGATGCTTTCTCAGAAAAACAATTTAAGACTTTTGTTACTAATAATTTAAATAATGACTTACCATTCGTTATTGATCTTACAAAAATAGATTTTGTAGATTCCTCAGGTCTTGGAGCACTTGTTCAAACTTCGAAAGAATGCAAAAAATCTAAACTTGGGTTCTCTGTCGTTGGCAATTCGAGAGTGGCTCAAACTATTAAACTTGTTCGTTTAGGGGATTTTCTTAACTTGAAGTCAAGTCTTGAAGATGCATTAAATTATTTAAAGAATTGA
- a CDS encoding DUF1830 domain-containing protein: protein MVEFSYKNEGCRMVVLRCIGPSNFFLERVLFPTDILTFMAPNDSRVEIWGNELYGPKLEERIRISADNEDSTLVA from the coding sequence ATGGTTGAGTTTTCTTACAAAAATGAAGGCTGTAGGATGGTTGTCTTGAGATGTATTGGTCCATCAAATTTTTTCTTAGAAAGAGTTTTATTCCCAACTGACATTCTTACTTTTATGGCCCCAAATGATTCAAGAGTTGAAATCTGGGGAAATGAATTATATGGTCCTAAGTTGGAAGAAAGAATAAGAATTTCTGCTGATAACGAAGATTCGACTTTAGTGGCATAA
- the gatA gene encoding Asp-tRNA(Asn)/Glu-tRNA(Gln) amidotransferase subunit GatA: protein MNFNSLRKEITSNNASVKELVNDIFANIDHKDPEINSFICATKDIARSQAENIDKLIQNNEKLPLLAGMPIAIKDNICTKGVATTCASKMLKSFVAPYESTASSKLWSSGAICLGKTNLDEFAMGSSTETSVFGVTSNPWDINRVPGGSSGGSAASVAAGFCAAAIGSDTGGSIRQPASFCGVVGLKPTYGRVSRWGLVAFASSLDQIGPITNTVSDAAEILYSISGKDPFDSTCLDKPVPNYLTDLNKSIKDLKIGIIKECFEHPGLNPEVKESVLSGVDRFQSLGAEIIEIECPRFNDGIATYYVIAPSEASANLARYDGVKYGYRSNEGSNLIEMTSKSRAQGFGDEVQRRILIGTYALSAGYSDAYYKKAQKVRTLIRKDFDNAFKKVDVLLTPTCPTTAFLKGDFVNDPLSMYLSDLLTVPANLAGLPAISIPCGFDTKGLPIGMQLIGNVLEEHRILNAANIFEIDAQVIKNRPLF, encoded by the coding sequence ATGAATTTTAATTCTTTAAGAAAAGAAATCACCAGCAATAATGCTTCTGTTAAAGAATTAGTTAATGATATCTTTGCCAACATCGACCACAAAGATCCTGAAATTAATTCATTTATTTGTGCTACAAAAGATATTGCTCGATCCCAAGCTGAAAATATAGACAAATTAATTCAAAATAATGAAAAACTGCCTCTTCTCGCGGGGATGCCAATAGCAATAAAGGATAATATTTGCACCAAAGGAGTTGCAACAACTTGTGCGAGTAAAATGCTCAAAAGCTTTGTTGCGCCTTATGAATCCACCGCTTCGAGTAAATTATGGTCTTCAGGGGCAATTTGTTTAGGAAAAACAAATTTAGACGAATTTGCAATGGGTAGTTCAACGGAAACTTCTGTATTTGGTGTTACTTCAAATCCTTGGGATATTAATAGAGTGCCAGGAGGTAGTTCAGGCGGTAGTGCTGCTTCAGTTGCTGCTGGATTTTGTGCAGCGGCTATTGGTTCTGATACAGGAGGATCAATAAGGCAACCAGCTTCTTTTTGTGGCGTTGTAGGTCTTAAACCTACCTATGGCAGAGTTAGCAGATGGGGACTTGTAGCATTTGCCAGCTCTCTTGATCAAATTGGCCCAATTACAAATACTGTTTCAGATGCTGCTGAAATTCTTTATTCAATATCTGGTAAAGACCCTTTTGACTCCACATGTCTTGATAAGCCAGTTCCAAATTATTTGACTGACTTAAATAAATCTATAAAGGATTTAAAAATTGGAATTATTAAAGAATGTTTTGAACACCCAGGGCTTAATCCAGAAGTTAAGGAATCTGTCCTTTCTGGAGTTGATAGATTCCAATCTTTAGGGGCTGAAATTATCGAAATTGAATGTCCTAGATTTAATGATGGAATTGCAACATATTATGTAATTGCACCATCTGAAGCCTCAGCAAATTTAGCTAGATATGATGGAGTTAAATATGGATACAGATCGAATGAAGGTTCAAATCTTATAGAAATGACCTCAAAAAGTAGAGCTCAAGGTTTTGGAGATGAGGTACAAAGAAGAATATTGATAGGTACTTATGCTTTGTCAGCAGGCTACAGTGATGCATATTACAAGAAGGCACAAAAAGTTAGGACACTTATAAGAAAAGATTTTGATAATGCTTTTAAGAAAGTAGATGTTTTATTAACTCCAACTTGCCCAACCACTGCTTTTCTGAAGGGAGATTTTGTCAATGATCCACTTTCAATGTATTTGTCTGATCTATTAACTGTTCCTGCTAATTTAGCAGGCCTCCCAGCCATCAGTATTCCTTGTGGATTTGATACTAAAGGATTACCTATCGGAATGCAATTGATAGGCAATGTATTAGAGGAACATAGAATATTGAATGCCGCAAATATTTTTGAAATTGATGCTCAGGTAATTAAAAACAGACCTTTATTTTAA
- a CDS encoding undecaprenyl-diphosphate phosphatase, whose product MEYLKFVLYGLIQGLTEFIPVSSTAHLKIISLFLGIDDPGASLSATIQLGSVLAIAWYFRNDIFNFRSQSSNNFLEYLLHERLLRSILIGTIPIVLLGGFIKIFIPSFFENVLRSNLSIALVSFLMAFFMYLADSAKRGSINIKNHKYSNSFLIGFFQAFAIFPGVSRSGVTISSALISGWERGDAAKFSFLLGMPAISLAAIVEFISSFNDFFALGFFPLFVGLITAFLSSLLAIDFLLKYFSSNGLKIFIIYRVFFGVVILLNT is encoded by the coding sequence TTGGAATATTTAAAATTCGTTTTATATGGATTAATTCAAGGGTTGACGGAATTTATCCCTGTAAGTAGTACAGCTCATTTAAAAATCATATCCCTTTTTTTAGGTATTGATGATCCTGGAGCTTCATTGTCCGCGACAATTCAACTAGGCAGTGTTCTAGCTATAGCCTGGTATTTTAGGAATGATATTTTTAATTTCAGAAGTCAATCTTCCAATAATTTTCTTGAATATCTCTTACATGAAAGATTGTTAAGGTCTATTTTGATTGGTACTATTCCAATCGTTTTGCTTGGTGGGTTTATAAAAATATTTATCCCTTCTTTTTTTGAAAACGTTCTTCGATCAAATTTATCAATAGCATTGGTCTCATTTCTGATGGCTTTTTTTATGTACTTGGCAGATAGTGCGAAAAGAGGTTCTATTAATATAAAAAACCATAAATATTCAAATAGTTTTTTAATAGGTTTCTTTCAAGCATTTGCAATTTTTCCTGGTGTATCAAGATCGGGGGTCACTATTTCTAGCGCTTTAATATCAGGATGGGAAAGAGGAGATGCTGCGAAATTTTCTTTTCTTTTAGGGATGCCAGCTATTTCTCTTGCTGCGATCGTTGAGTTTATTTCTTCTTTTAATGATTTCTTTGCATTAGGTTTTTTTCCTCTATTTGTTGGTCTTATAACTGCATTTTTGTCTTCTTTATTAGCAATAGATTTCTTATTAAAGTATTTTTCTTCAAATGGGTTGAAAATATTTATAATCTATCGAGTATTTTTTGGTGTTGTAATTCTTCTGAATACATAG
- a CDS encoding DUF1816 domain-containing protein, whose protein sequence is MIRNFGNKLGLAWWAKIETDQPSSTYWFGPFITKRSLKENMPSFIKDLTDEGSKNIKHSLVRCKKEEPLTV, encoded by the coding sequence TTGATTAGAAACTTTGGAAACAAACTCGGTTTAGCCTGGTGGGCTAAAATTGAGACAGATCAACCTAGTAGTACCTACTGGTTCGGCCCATTTATTACTAAACGCAGCTTAAAGGAAAATATGCCTTCTTTTATTAAAGATCTTACTGATGAAGGGTCTAAAAATATTAAACATAGTTTAGTAAGATGCAAAAAAGAAGAACCATTAACTGTTTGA
- a CDS encoding ABC transporter ATP-binding protein, whose translation MKNLKIKVISKYLRPYKKEFLYGALALLIVNILSVVIPLEVKNIIDQLQNGFSSDFVISKSLWLIFLATCMGLIRLFSRQIVFGIGRKVEVNLRQKLFDHLLIQDPEWIQKKGSGDIISRATSDVENIRRLLGFTVLSLCNIVLAYSFTIPSMFSINKPLTISALMIFPLILGIVSLFGGRMVNQRKAQQESLSKLSDLIQEDLSGISAIKIYAQENAEKNEFNIYNKAYRNSAIKLARTASTLFPLLQGISSISLLILLSLGTFQLESGFISIGGLVALILYVERLVFPTALLGFTLNTFQLGQVSLDRVEEIFQNNPNIVDREETKFLKRKIKGFLEAKNLTIKYPGSKFKALNSLNFKIYPGELIAIVGPVGCGKTTLAKSLGRTIEIPDNQLFLDEIDVKTLKLSDLRKNISIVPQEAFLFTSTISENLSFGEPKASEYLIKESATKAGLIDDINSFPQRFKTVVGERGITLSGGQRQRTALGRALLVDSPIVVLDDALASVDNKTAARIIDEMSDRSNKTIIMISHQLSVAATCDRVLVMDKGEIVQEGAHKDLVEVNGLYKQLWDRELATRIVKS comes from the coding sequence ATGAAAAATTTAAAGATAAAAGTTATATCTAAATACCTAAGACCTTACAAAAAAGAATTCTTATATGGTGCTTTAGCTCTCTTAATAGTAAATATACTAAGTGTTGTTATACCCCTAGAAGTAAAAAATATAATTGACCAATTACAAAATGGGTTCTCTTCGGATTTTGTTATTTCTAAATCTTTATGGTTAATATTTTTAGCAACTTGTATGGGTTTAATAAGATTATTTTCTAGACAGATTGTCTTCGGAATAGGTAGAAAAGTAGAAGTAAATCTTCGTCAAAAACTATTTGACCATTTACTTATTCAAGATCCAGAATGGATCCAAAAAAAAGGTAGTGGAGATATTATTAGTAGAGCTACAAGCGATGTTGAAAACATAAGGAGACTTTTAGGTTTTACAGTTTTAAGCTTGTGCAACATTGTCTTGGCTTATTCATTCACTATTCCTTCAATGTTTTCGATTAATAAACCATTAACAATATCCGCTTTAATGATTTTTCCATTAATCCTTGGGATTGTAAGTCTATTTGGAGGCAGAATGGTTAATCAAAGGAAAGCTCAACAAGAATCATTATCAAAACTTAGTGATCTAATACAAGAAGATCTATCTGGCATAAGTGCCATTAAAATTTATGCGCAAGAGAATGCTGAGAAAAATGAATTTAACATATATAATAAAGCCTATCGAAATTCAGCCATAAAACTTGCAAGAACAGCGAGTACCCTATTCCCTTTGTTACAAGGGATATCCTCAATTTCATTATTGATTTTATTATCATTAGGAACTTTTCAATTAGAGAGTGGATTTATTTCTATAGGTGGTTTAGTAGCTTTAATTCTTTACGTAGAAAGACTTGTCTTCCCTACAGCTCTACTAGGTTTTACCTTAAATACTTTCCAACTTGGTCAAGTAAGTTTAGATCGTGTTGAAGAAATCTTTCAGAACAACCCAAATATTGTAGATAGAGAAGAAACTAAATTTTTAAAAAGAAAGATTAAAGGATTCTTAGAAGCAAAAAATCTAACGATAAAGTATCCAGGATCAAAATTTAAAGCATTAAATAGTCTTAATTTTAAAATTTATCCTGGAGAACTTATTGCAATAGTTGGCCCAGTAGGTTGTGGGAAGACAACGCTAGCTAAATCTCTAGGTCGGACTATTGAAATACCAGACAATCAATTGTTTTTAGATGAAATAGATGTAAAAACTTTAAAATTAAGCGATCTCAGAAAAAATATTTCAATCGTTCCTCAAGAAGCATTCTTATTTACTTCTACAATCTCAGAAAACTTAAGTTTTGGAGAACCCAAAGCTTCTGAATATTTAATTAAAGAAAGCGCAACAAAAGCTGGATTAATTGATGATATCAATAGTTTTCCACAAAGGTTTAAAACTGTTGTTGGTGAAAGGGGTATTACATTAAGTGGTGGACAAAGACAAAGAACTGCACTAGGAAGAGCACTTCTTGTTGATTCTCCTATTGTTGTTCTTGATGATGCTTTAGCAAGCGTAGATAATAAAACAGCAGCAAGAATAATAGATGAAATGAGTGATAGAAGTAATAAAACAATCATAATGATTAGTCACCAACTTTCTGTTGCAGCAACCTGTGACAGGGTTTTAGTAATGGATAAAGGAGAAATAGTACAAGAAGGGGCTCATAAAGATTTAGTAGAGGTGAATGGACTATATAAACAACTCTGGGATAGAGAACTAGCTACCAGAATTGTAAAGAGCTAA
- the msrA gene encoding peptide-methionine (S)-S-oxide reductase MsrA has product MFKFLKNIMNNDEVNLTNDAYALHRILKTDIKKDPNSEEDEIIFGCGCFWGAEKCFWKLPGVITTSVGYAGGEKNNPSYYEVCSGLTGHSEVVRVIWDKREIDVSDLLKMFWECHDPTQKNRQGHDLGTQYRSAIYYKNENNIKTILASKEQYQTELSKNNHGLIETEIKMIDSYFYAEQYHQQYLASAGSRQYCSASPTKVKLGVFTGSNYKLEDHIWENFNWEVDKCVLRSDNNPIKNNI; this is encoded by the coding sequence ATGTTTAAATTCCTGAAAAACATTATGAATAATGATGAGGTAAATTTAACTAATGATGCTTATGCCTTACATAGAATATTAAAAACAGATATCAAAAAAGATCCTAATTCAGAAGAAGATGAAATAATTTTTGGATGTGGTTGTTTCTGGGGTGCTGAAAAATGTTTTTGGAAACTACCTGGTGTTATCACAACATCTGTAGGTTATGCTGGAGGGGAAAAAAACAATCCATCTTATTATGAAGTATGTTCCGGCTTAACTGGTCATTCAGAAGTTGTAAGAGTTATATGGGATAAAAGGGAAATTGATGTAAGTGATTTATTAAAAATGTTTTGGGAATGTCACGACCCTACTCAAAAAAACAGACAGGGTCATGATTTGGGAACACAATATAGATCAGCAATATATTACAAAAATGAAAATAATATTAAAACCATATTAGCCAGTAAGGAGCAATATCAAACGGAACTAAGCAAAAATAATCATGGTTTAATTGAAACAGAAATAAAAATGATTGATTCATATTTTTATGCTGAACAATACCATCAACAATACCTTGCATCAGCTGGAAGCAGGCAGTATTGTTCCGCTTCACCTACAAAAGTTAAGTTAGGAGTATTTACTGGAAGCAACTATAAATTAGAAGACCATATATGGGAAAACTTTAATTGGGAAGTTGACAAGTGTGTATTGAGATCTGATAACAATCCTATAAAGAATAACATTTAA
- a CDS encoding kinase — protein MKDLDINFPLEKFEKLIVDIGWESLDDWFNFWNNKRNILSIDQYWNNKVNDDWIWGLALPLLSQAYKLHNNFSDRKIIGISALPGTGKTTLGKWLEAISLKFNFKIAVISIDDFYLPSNEMKLAIQNNPWNVSRGFPGSHSVKLMHEKLLNWKINGELNVPVFDKSLRNGLGDRSHWRLDNPDLLILEGWFLGIKPYSIDINDRSINTTDLSLHESSYVLKIQNNLKEYLDIWSLIDNIWHLKPLKIEYMNIWKTNQEKEMFLQKGNALKDENLSNFLRMLNVSIPHKSFDVIKSYALLLIDQERKLVEAGLNL, from the coding sequence ATGAAAGATTTAGATATTAATTTTCCTCTTGAAAAATTTGAAAAATTAATTGTTGATATTGGTTGGGAATCCTTGGATGATTGGTTCAATTTTTGGAATAATAAAAGAAACATTCTTTCAATTGATCAATATTGGAACAATAAGGTAAATGATGATTGGATTTGGGGTTTGGCTTTACCTCTTTTATCTCAGGCTTATAAATTGCATAATAATTTTTCTGATAGAAAAATTATTGGAATCTCAGCTCTTCCTGGCACAGGTAAAACAACACTAGGTAAATGGCTCGAAGCTATATCGTTAAAATTTAACTTCAAAATTGCGGTTATTTCAATTGACGACTTTTATCTCCCTTCAAATGAAATGAAATTAGCAATTCAGAATAATCCTTGGAATGTTTCAAGAGGTTTTCCTGGAAGTCACTCAGTAAAATTAATGCATGAAAAATTATTAAATTGGAAGATAAATGGAGAATTAAATGTACCAGTTTTCGATAAATCTTTAAGAAATGGTTTAGGAGATAGATCTCATTGGAGATTAGATAATCCTGATTTATTAATTCTTGAGGGATGGTTTTTGGGAATAAAACCTTATTCTATTGACATAAATGATAGATCCATAAATACAACAGATTTGAGTCTTCATGAATCATCTTATGTATTAAAAATTCAAAACAACCTAAAAGAATATTTAGATATTTGGAGTTTAATAGACAATATTTGGCACTTAAAGCCATTGAAGATTGAATATATGAATATATGGAAAACAAATCAGGAAAAAGAAATGTTTTTACAAAAAGGTAACGCCCTTAAAGATGAAAATTTATCTAATTTCTTGAGAATGCTCAATGTCTCAATTCCTCATAAAAGTTTTGATGTTATAAAATCCTATGCGCTTTTATTAATTGATCAAGAAAGAAAGTTAGTTGAGGCTGGATTGAATTTGTAG
- a CDS encoding DUF3288 family protein, which translates to MGNEQTHPLHETDKNIIDSLITKKTPEDLDYINLARLINRYTNFPGEIEIKNDIEKILNFWKITKNELFSKTKIIWSKSFRPSNTNKDLVGSSFDTSN; encoded by the coding sequence ATGGGTAACGAGCAAACTCATCCATTACATGAAACAGACAAAAACATTATAGATTCCCTTATAACTAAAAAAACACCAGAAGATCTTGACTATATAAATTTAGCTAGATTAATTAATCGTTATACCAATTTCCCAGGAGAAATCGAAATTAAAAACGATATTGAAAAAATTTTAAATTTTTGGAAGATCACTAAAAATGAACTTTTTTCAAAAACAAAAATTATTTGGTCAAAAAGCTTCAGGCCCTCTAATACAAATAAAGATTTAGTTGGCTCAAGTTTTGATACCTCAAATTGA
- the rlmB gene encoding 23S rRNA (guanosine(2251)-2'-O)-methyltransferase RlmB, with protein MKNSSNKFRGNNKEFKKNSHFGNFSKNTNRSEKNDRFLSNSAKNKKVENLKKNDENNTSFLKRRNPRLKSNTKFPNKDSDMNQEFINKRSFDDWIWGKHSVYEALSCDRAINRVWCTSEIFSSDKFYILLKDLKSKGVLIEEVSWNRLSQLTYGASHQGVALQLACSKTISLEQLIDFSKLNCSNPVLVALDGITDPHNVGAIIRSAEAFDCKGVIIPQRRSAGLTGTVAKVAAGALEHLHVTRVVNLNRALEELKKNGFLVVGLSGDGQISISNFQEKAPLVVVVGSEDKGISLLTQKKCDFILSISLKGKTSSLNASVAAAISLFQLTGK; from the coding sequence ATGAAAAACTCCTCAAATAAATTTCGCGGAAATAATAAAGAGTTCAAAAAAAACTCACATTTTGGTAATTTCTCAAAAAACACAAATCGTTCAGAAAAAAATGATAGATTTTTGAGCAATTCCGCTAAAAATAAGAAAGTTGAAAATTTAAAAAAAAATGATGAAAATAATACTTCGTTTTTAAAAAGAAGAAATCCAAGACTTAAATCTAATACAAAATTTCCTAATAAAGATTCTGATATGAATCAGGAGTTTATTAATAAGAGAAGTTTTGATGATTGGATATGGGGTAAACATTCGGTTTATGAGGCTCTTAGTTGTGATAGAGCAATTAATAGGGTTTGGTGTACTTCGGAAATTTTTTCCTCAGACAAATTTTATATTTTGCTTAAGGATCTTAAATCAAAAGGAGTTCTTATTGAAGAAGTTTCTTGGAACAGGCTTTCGCAATTGACATATGGTGCTTCACATCAAGGTGTCGCATTGCAGTTAGCATGTTCTAAAACAATATCCCTAGAACAATTAATCGATTTTTCTAAGCTAAATTGTTCAAATCCTGTATTGGTCGCATTAGACGGTATTACTGATCCTCATAATGTTGGTGCGATTATCAGATCAGCTGAGGCATTTGATTGTAAGGGTGTAATTATTCCTCAGAGAAGGTCTGCAGGATTAACTGGAACAGTCGCCAAGGTAGCTGCAGGTGCCTTAGAACACCTCCATGTAACTAGAGTTGTCAATTTAAATAGAGCACTTGAGGAACTTAAGAAAAATGGTTTTCTTGTTGTTGGCTTATCTGGAGATGGTCAAATATCTATCTCAAATTTTCAAGAAAAAGCTCCTTTGGTAGTTGTAGTTGGCTCTGAAGATAAAGGTATTTCTTTGCTTACTCAAAAAAAATGCGATTTTATATTAAGCATCTCTCTTAAAGGTAAGACTTCAAGTTTAAATGCCTCTGTGGCGGCGGCTATATCACTTTTTCAATTGACAGGAAAATAA
- a CDS encoding Mini-ribonuclease 3 yields MNYWIQNLVPYGSPEDIGVIQLAWLGDSVWELHQRLRHVHFPLKSKDLHLSVVNEVKAKSQSKSLSQIEHLLNSNEIDLIRRARNKIKRYPKSTDPTIYSRATGFETLIGWLFLKDPQRLSTLFEYLELKMN; encoded by the coding sequence TTGAATTATTGGATTCAAAACTTGGTTCCATATGGATCCCCCGAGGATATAGGTGTTATTCAACTTGCTTGGCTTGGAGATTCGGTATGGGAGCTCCACCAAAGACTAAGGCATGTTCATTTTCCTTTAAAATCTAAAGACCTCCATTTATCTGTAGTAAACGAAGTAAAAGCAAAATCTCAGTCAAAATCATTAAGTCAAATTGAACATTTATTAAATTCAAATGAAATTGATCTAATTAGGCGTGCTAGAAATAAAATTAAGAGATATCCAAAATCAACAGACCCCACCATATACTCTAGAGCAACTGGTTTTGAAACTCTTATTGGCTGGCTATTTTTAAAAGATCCTCAAAGATTATCAACACTTTTTGAATATTTAGAATTAAAAATGAATTGA
- the carA gene encoding glutamine-hydrolyzing carbamoyl-phosphate synthase small subunit, which produces MINPYKKNAKLVLSNGIVFPGFFFGASGTAVGEIVFNTGMTGYQEVITDPSYYGQLLIFTYPEIGNTGINFEDSESDINVKGIIVRNFSFNTSNWRSKNNFNQWLVEKNIIGLYGIDTRALVKILRSSGAMNGVITSLDKTDESCLKIICDTPKMEGLNLSKVVSTKQQYIWKSHTKTTFDLRKRCNESSKNLKIVAIDFGIKNSILNRLVSHGCEVLVLPSRSSLNDVLSNKPDGIFFSNGPGDPSSVTEGINLAKALIEYGEIPMFGICLGHQIFGLALGGSTYKLPFGHRGLNHPCGENNKIEITSQNHGFAIDPNSLSKDIVRITHYNLNDNTVAGLEVYNKPIFSVQYHPEAGPGPHDSDYLFKKFVSLMLERC; this is translated from the coding sequence ATGATTAATCCATATAAGAAAAACGCGAAATTAGTTTTAAGTAATGGAATTGTATTTCCAGGATTCTTTTTTGGTGCTTCTGGTACTGCCGTTGGTGAAATAGTTTTTAATACGGGAATGACCGGATATCAAGAAGTTATTACAGATCCAAGTTATTATGGACAGTTATTAATATTCACTTATCCAGAGATTGGAAATACTGGTATTAATTTTGAAGATTCAGAATCCGATATTAATGTCAAAGGTATAATTGTTAGAAATTTTTCTTTTAATACTAGTAATTGGAGATCTAAAAATAATTTTAATCAATGGTTAGTTGAGAAAAACATCATAGGTCTATATGGAATTGATACAAGGGCTCTTGTTAAAATTTTAAGATCTAGTGGCGCGATGAATGGAGTTATTACCTCTTTAGATAAAACTGATGAAAGTTGTCTAAAGATAATTTGTGATACCCCAAAGATGGAGGGATTAAATTTATCAAAGGTTGTTTCAACAAAGCAACAATATATATGGAAAAGTCATACGAAAACAACTTTTGATTTAAGAAAAAGATGTAATGAATCTTCTAAAAATTTAAAAATAGTAGCAATTGACTTTGGAATTAAAAATTCAATTCTTAATAGACTTGTGTCCCATGGTTGTGAAGTTTTGGTATTACCTTCTCGCTCTTCTCTAAATGATGTTCTCTCTAACAAGCCGGATGGTATATTTTTCTCAAATGGACCAGGCGATCCTTCTTCTGTTACTGAAGGTATAAACTTAGCAAAAGCGCTCATTGAATATGGAGAAATACCTATGTTTGGTATTTGCCTTGGCCACCAAATATTTGGATTAGCATTAGGGGGCTCAACTTATAAATTACCTTTTGGACATCGTGGTTTAAATCATCCTTGTGGAGAAAATAATAAAATTGAGATAACTAGTCAAAATCATGGTTTTGCTATTGATCCCAATTCTCTCTCAAAGGACATAGTTAGAATTACTCACTATAACCTCAACGATAATACTGTTGCTGGCCTAGAGGTTTATAATAAGCCTATATTTAGTGTTCAATATCATCCAGAAGCAGGACCTGGCCCACATGATTCAGATTATTTATTTAAAAAATTTGTTTCTCTAATGTTAGAAAGATGTTGA